A region of Cryptococcus decagattii chromosome 3, complete sequence DNA encodes the following proteins:
- a CDS encoding structure-specific endonuclease subunit SLX1 yields MSGNAEETANKKTRSTLLDGNHVLPLFYACYLLRSKASANSNRTYVGSTPDPPRRLRQHNGELTQGAWSTSRHRPWNRQEMQMIVYGFPSKLSALQFEWAWQKPELSRHLKIRGEDEEYHRIFTKDAKRNWVERKVCVAYALLSLPPFNRLPLHVRFFNHATHDIWQSIHEQAGLSAVRRGKSRAKPVNPLHLLSQTVAPAVTIILDLGGVSGTSGERRESTKGVLSREGPIDVKDAEFRQGYGVWGKWLEISKRIVSGQNLCCHLCQEGITFNDHLTFSICPLTESRECFCITHLVCLAKHFLKETAIENRKGPSQLRLLPYQGVCPNCKRTVEWGQQIRACYARKEQVETAEKADKKIKKREIKIKNGDQNKGTAVEPESRTCTTAVRASASLFNNSATSTDPSMPVRPMESKDVDGESFRHSTRTDDSDGAISPYSVEDESEGEPEWEILETEMMALS; encoded by the exons ATGTCCGGCAACGCAGAAGAGACAGCCAATAAGAAAACAAGATCGACACTGCTAGATGGCAATCACGTTCTCCCGCTCTTTTATGCTTGCTATTTGTTGAGGTCCAAGGCTTCTGCTAACTCCAATCGAACCTAC GTTGGGTCCACACCAGATCCGCCAAGGAGACTTAGGCAGCACAATGGAGAGCTCACGCAGGGAGCTTGGTCGACATCCCGTCATCGCCCATGG AATCGACAGGAGATGCAAATGATCGTATACGG GTTCCCGAGTAAACTGTCGGCCCTTCAG TTTGAATGGGCATGGCAAAAGCCAGAACTTTCTAGGCATCTCAAAATTCgcggagaggatgaagaataCCATCGCATTTTCACTAAAGATGCAAAGCGCAACTGGGTCGAACGTAAAGTTTG CGTCGCATATGCTCTACTCTCTTTGCCGCCATTCAATCGGCTACCTCTTCATGTACGATTCTTCAATCATGCGACCCACGACATATGGCAGTCAATTCATGAACAGGCGGGTCTTAGTGCTGTGCGACGCGGAAAATCTCGTGCAAAGCCCGTCAATCCGCTGCACCTTCTTAGCCAAACTGTAGCGCCCGCTGTAACTATAATACTTGATCTTGGAGGTGTTTCAGGGACATCgggggagaggagagagagtaCGAAAGGTGTTCTGAGCCGCGAAGGTCCCATTGACGTGAAAGACGCAGAGTTCAGGCAAGGATACGGAGTATGGGGAAAATGGCTAGAGATAAGCAAGCGTATCGTGTCAGGGCAGAATCTATGTTGCCATCTCTGTCAAGAGGGCATAACCTTTAAT GATCACTTGACATTTTCAATATGTCCACTTACTGAATCCCGAGAGTGTTTTTGCATAACACATCTCGTTTGCCTGGCAAAGCATTTCCTCAAAGAGACAGCAATTGAAAATCGAAAGGGGCCTTCGCAGCTCAGATTACTACCTTATCAAGGTGTATGTCCCAACTGTAAGAGAACAGTGGAGTGGGGCCAACAAATCCGAGCTTGTTACGCGCGCAAGGAGCAGGTTGAGACAGCAGAGAAAGCAGATAAAAAGATCAAAAAGCGAGAAATTAAAATAAAAAACGGCGATCAAAACAAGGGAACAGCCGTAGAACCGGAGTCCAGAACCTGTACCACAGCGGTGCGCGCAAGCGCTAGTTTGTTCAACAATTCTGCCACTTCAACCGATCCTTCCATGCCTGTCAGACCAATGGAGAGCAAGGACGTCGATGGCGAAAGTTTCCGTCATTCTACACGTACAGACGATAGTGATGGGGCTATCTCACCATATTCAGTGGAGGATGAAAGCGAAGGCGAACCAGAATGGGAAATTTTGGAGACAGAGATGATGGCTCTTTCATAG
- a CDS encoding diphthamide biosynthesis protein 3: MPNYYDELEIEDFAWDPVARVFHYPCPCGDRFEISKGQLRDGEEIAICPSCSLIVRVIYDYLDWEDYVTTDDEDDGGSVDTPLSNTSPDPANPVVLGSAEVEVQSKAALSTALPQQEECTSLSDRLAELQVESGQGNDIVQDQKREGGSDVRDDK, from the exons ATGCCCAACTACTACGACGAACTGGAAATTGAAGACTTCGCCTGGGATCCAGTCGCCCGGGTATTCCACTATCCGTGCCCATGTGGTGACCGTTTCGAGATATCCAAAGGTCAACTtcgagatggagaggaaaTCGCCATCTGCCCTAGTTGTAGTTTAATCGTTAGGGTGATCTACGACTAT CTTGATTGGGAGGACTACGTCACGACagacgatgaggatgatggtggtTCTGTGGATACCCCTCTTTCCAACACATCCCCTGACCCAGCAAATCCGGTTGTTTTGGGATCGGCCGAAGTTGAAGTGCAGTCTAAAGCAGCTTTGAGTACTGCCTTACCGCAACAAGAAGAGTGCACTTCGTTGAGCGATAGACTAGCAGAATTGCAGGTTGAAAGTGGGCAAGGAAATGACATAGTTCAAGATcagaagagagaaggtgGTTCTGATGTTCGCGATGACAAATAG